In Carya illinoinensis cultivar Pawnee chromosome 16, C.illinoinensisPawnee_v1, whole genome shotgun sequence, a single window of DNA contains:
- the LOC122298914 gene encoding uncharacterized protein LOC122298914: MLLPRKGEENDPNKGSLPMINFSTPDWVEELYAICEGSNEIKDILKELQDGAAPPMGYHLQQGIILKKGRIVNPINATIMGKIMHYIHDNSHGGNFGYLETYHCAMRDFILQEMKKDVKRLVRECETCQAVKYETTPLVGLLQPLPIPQQAWTVISMDFIKGLPMSNGFNVILVVERFMQFGHFIPLSHPYTGSTLNHSSTYHPQYNRQTEVLNKCLEGYLSFHGGIGDLEYPKAYEHLRPNFNPKQTYTQPTGTITNPVINQTAQSSMADNTRSKQQQLEHLQHHVDLHQHEILEVKADVSVLKVDVATVKVDIQEIKDMLRTFFAQPQNQNPPLPQLTMKFLKIMTIKLDFLQFQGVNPAAWLFKANHYFDFHQTQLPHRLLMASYHMEGDALVWFDNSAAAGLFRDWDAFSRSLLLRFGPTAYDDPMEALTRLKQTTSVAGYMTQFETLTNRLQGLLDTHKLSCFLSGLKDEIRIPIRMLNPVNLNAAYALAKMQEEYLPSIRKVAKSKGDRPITTFSAGSFSSDATNKWKRPMGGAKHISSEQINEKRRKGLCFNCDEKWNPLHKCKTPRIYLLDVSEEFSEEEETLQVVEIEEKPTLEISAPPTSKKEELEISLAAIAGTPTVRTMRLMGSIHGAQVVILVDSGSSHNFIDSALASKLQLPVDYSVNLKVRVTNGQGVSSDGLCRTVQLKIQGNLLQPPLHLLDLAGCDIVLGVQWLETLGPITWDFAKLLISFVLEGKAIEVVEEGEKVCKASIAKGKGVLLQIMCVGEMEHEDGKVAEPFSELLDDFKEVFAEPQGLPPPRSHDHQIVLKEGTQPVAIAPYRYPFYRKTEIEKMVAELLRSGLIRPSSSPFSAPVLLVRKADGSWRLCMDYRALNKEIVKAKFPIPVIDELLDELFGAVIFSKLDLWSGYHQVRVVPSDIPKTAFRTHEGHYEFLVMPFGLTNAPATF; the protein is encoded by the exons ATGCTTTTACCACGCAAGGGGGAAGAAAATGATCCCAACAAAGGATCCCTACCTATGATCAACTTTTCCACTCCGGATTGGGTAGAGGAACTTTACGCCATCTGTGAAGGGTCGAATGAGATAAAGGATATTCTGAAAGAACTACAGGATGGTGCTGCTCCACCAATGGGGTATCACTTGCAACAGGGTATCATATTGAAAAAGGGCAGAATTGTAAATCCTATAAATGCAACTATTATGGGGAAGATAATGCACTACATTCATGACAATTCCCATGGGGGAAATTTTGGTTATTTGGAAACCTATCATTGTGCTATGAGAGATTTTATTTTGCAGGAAATGAAGAAGGATGTTAAAAGGCTGGTCCGAGAATGTGAGACATGCCAAGCTGTGAAGTATGAGACAACACCATTGGTAGGGTTGTTACAACCTTTACCAATACCCCAGCAAGCTTGGACAGTCATCTCCATGGATTTTATAAAGGGTCTACCCATGTCCAACGGCTTTAATGTGATTCTAGTTGTTGAGAGATTCATGCAATTTGGACACTTTATTCCTCTTTCTCACCCATACACG gGATCTACTCTTAATCATAGCTCAACCTACCACCCGCAGTACAACAGGCAGACAGAGGTCCTAAACAAATGCCTTGAAGGCTACTTAAG TTTTCATGGAGGAATTGGGGACCTCGAATACCCCAAAGCGTATGAACATTTGAG GCCAAACTTTAACCCAAAACAGACCTATACACAGCCAACCGGCACCATTACCAACCCAGTAATCAACCAAACAGCACAATCTTCAATGGCGGACAACACCAGATCCAAGCAACAGCAGCTCGAGCATTTACAGCATCACGTGGACCTTCATCAACATGAAATCCTGGAAGTAAAAGCAGATGTTAGTGTTTTGAAAGTGGATGTGGCCACGGTGAAAGTGGATATACAAGAGATTAAAGACATGTTACGCACTTTTTTTGCCCAACCACAGAATCAGAACCCCCCTTTACCCCAGTTAACCATGAAATTCCTCAAGATCATGACAATCAAACTGGATTTTCTCCAATTTCAAGGGGTTAATCCTGCTGCATGGCTTTTTAAGGCCAACCATTACTTTGACTTCCACCAAACACAGCTACCCCACCGATTGTTGATGGCCTCTTATCACATGGAAGGAGACGCGCTTGTGTGGTTCGACAATTCAGCTGCTGCTGGCTTATTTCGAGATTGGGATGCTTTTTCTAGATCCTTACTCCTCCGTTTTGGCCCTACAGCTTATGACGACCCTATGGAAGCTTTGACTAGGCTCAAGCAAACCACCTCAGTGGCTGGTTACATGACGCAGTTTGAAACATTAACCAACCGTTTACAAGGATTGTTAGATACTCATAAGCTGAGTTGTTTTCTCAGCGGTTTGAAGGATGAGATCCGCATTCCGATTAGGATGCTAAACCCGGTGAATTTAAATGCTGCATATGCATTGGCAAAGATGCAAGAGGAATACCTCCCAAGTATAAGGAAGGTTGCGAAATCTAAGGGGGACAGGCCCATTACCACTTTTTCTGCAGGGTCCTTTTCTAGTGATGCTACCAACAAGTGGAAGCGACCTATGGGGGGTGCTAAACACATTTCCTCCGAGCAAATCAATGAAAAGCGTCGCAAAGgattatgttttaattgtgaTGAGAAGTGGAACCCGTTACACAAATGTAAAACTCCTCGCATTTATCTCTTGGATGTGAGTGAGGAGTTTAGTGAGGAAGAAGAAACACTGCAGGTGgtagaaattgaagaaaaaccaACACTGGAAATTTCAGCTCCTCCTACCAGCAAAAAGGAAGAGCTAGAAATTTCCTTGGCAGCTATAGCTGGTACCCCTACTGTAAGAACTATGCGGTTGATGGGAAGTATCCACGGGGCACAAGTGGTGATTTTGGTGGACTCGGGCAGCTCGCATAACTTTATCGATTCAGCCTTGGCCTCTAAGTTGCAGCTGCCAGTGGATTACTCAGTTAATTTGAAGGTGCGGGTAACTAATGGACAAGGCGTAAGCAGTGACGGGTTGTGTAGAACTGTACAGCTGAAGATACAAGGTAACTTACTACAACCCCCTCTTCATTTACTAGACCTTGCTGGTTGCGATATTGTATTAGGCGTCCAATGGTTAGAAACCTTGGGTCCCATCACGTGGGACTTTGCAAAGTTGCTGATAAGTTTTGTATTGGAAGGGAAAGCCATTGAGGTTGTAGAGGAGGGTGAGAAGGTTTGTAAGGCCTCTATAGCAAAAGGGAAAGGAGTTCTTTTACAGATTATGTGTGTTGGGGAGATGGAACATGAAGATGGAAAGGTGGCTGAACCTTTTTCAGAACTTTTAGATGATTTTAAAGAGGTATTTGCTGAACCTCAAGGGTTACCACCACCTCGTTCCCATGACCACCAAATAGTCCTCAAGGAGGGCACTCAACCCGTGGCAATTGCACCATATCGATACCCGTTTTACCggaaaacagaaattgaaaaaatggtggctgAGTTATTGAGGTCTGGATTGATTAGACCTAGTTCTAGTCCTTTTTCAGCCCCTGTTTTACTGGTTCGTAAGGCCGATGGAAGTTGGCGACTTTGCATGGATTATAGGGCACTTAATAAGGAAATCGTGAAGGCTAAGTTTCCTATTCCAGTCATTGATGAATTATTGGATGAACTCTTTGGAGCAGTGATTTTCTCTAAGCTTGACCTATGGTCGGGCTATCACCAAGTAAGAGTGGTGCCTAGTGACATTCCTAAGACGGCTTTCCGGACCCATGAGGGTCATTACGAGTttttggtgatgccttttggcctCACCAACGCTCCAGCCActttctga
- the LOC122298497 gene encoding organic cation/carnitine transporter 3-like — translation MADSTHPLLSLADSGESEDTPPLEKHLPSLDSTIESVIGNFGWPQFLQAVLVSIAWFFDAQQTFISVFTDAHPTWHCTQLGDESCNSVSNICNLPTNSWAWDLPADTSILSEWNLECAASFVPGLPASSFFTGCLVGGLVLSTLADSSLGRKNVLLLSCLMMSLSSLLTVIFSPNIWIYSAIKFFCGFFRSAIGTCALVLSSELVGKRWRGQVGVVGFFCFSLGFLSLPAMAYMNRGSSWRSLYLWSSIPGIFYSILVHFFVRESPRWLFVNGREEEAMATLKSIASTHHDSSNWNFSGMCFEQETCNANLYSTLKILVEKKWACRRLSAVSVIAFGAGLVYYGMPLALGNLAFNLYLGVTFNALSELPAALFTFFCIGKLKRKNSILVFTILSGVCSIMCVLKGKMWTRLQIGLELVSFFSSCTVVNIILLYTIELFPTCVRNSAMSIAREALVLGGVFGPMLVAVGRKDGFACFGVFGLAIGCCGMFAACLPETRGAALCDTMEEEEHKLQKASCNWVGEF, via the coding sequence ATGGCTGATTCAACTCATCCACTTCTCTCCCTAGCCGACTCGGGTGAGTCAGAAGACACCCCACCATTAGAGAAACACCTACCATCCCTTGATTCGACCATCGAGAGTGTCATCGGGAATTTCGGGTGGCCCCAATTCCTTCAAGCCGTGCTTGTATCCATTGCGTGGTTCTTCGATGCACAGCAAACATTCATCAGCGTCTTCACCGATGCACACCCAACATGGCACTGTACTCAGCTCGGGGACGAGTCATGCAACTCGGTTTCCAATATCTGCAATCTGCCCACGAATTCATGGGCCTGGGATTTGCCGGCCGACACTTCAATCCTCTCAGAATGGAACTTGGAGTGTGCCGCTTCGTTTGTACCTGGCCTGCCCGCATCTTCCTTCTTCACGGGTTGCCTAGTGGGTGGACTCGTTCTTTCCACACTCGCTGACTCGTCACTCGGTCGCAAAAACGTGCTCCTCCTCTCATGTCTAATGATGTCTCTATCTTCGCTGCTAACTGTGATCTTCTCCCCAAATATATGGATTTACTCCGCTATAAAATTCTTTTGCGGGTTTTTCCGTTCTGCAATCGGTACTTGTGCGCTTGTGCTTTCATCTGAGCTTGTGGGGAAAAGGTGGCGTGGCCAGGTGGGGGTCGTGGGATTCTTTTGTTTCTCATTAGGGTTTTTATCCCTTCCAGCCATGGCTTACATGAACAGAGGTTCTTCATGGAGATCTCTCTATCTCTGGAGTTCCATCCCTGGGATATTTTACTCTATCTTAGTTCACTTCTTTGTTCGTGAGTCTCCCCGATGGCTTTTTGTGAATGGACGTGAAGAAGAAGCCATGGCCACATTGAAAAGTATTGCTTCAACTCACCATGACAGCTCAAACTGGAACTTTTCCGGAATGTGTTTTGAGCAAGAAACTTGCAACGCCAATCTTTACTCCACTCTTAAGATCTTGGTGGAGAAGAAATGGGCTTGCCGAAGGTTGTCGGCGGTTTCGGTGATAGCTTTCGGTGCCGGACTTGTTTACTATGGCATGCCACTAGCTCTGGGAAACTTGGCATTTAATCTCTATCTGGGTGTCACTTTTAATGCCTTGTCGGAGTTGCCCGCTGCGTTGTTCACTTTCTTTTGCATAggaaaattgaaaaggaaaaattcaaTTCTAGTTTTCACGATCCTTAGTGGCGTTTGCAGCATCATGTGCGTTTTGAAGGGAAAGATGTGGACAAGATTACAGATTGGACTTGAGTTAGTGTCCTTCTTCAGCTCCTGTACAGTggttaatataattttgttataCACAATAGAGTTGTTTCCGACATGTGTTCGGAACTCTGCGATGTCGATAGCGAGAGAAGCACTCGTGCTTGGTGGCGTGTTTGGTCCGATGCTTGTCGCCGTCGGCAGGAAAGATGGTTTTGCATGTTTTGGGGTGTTTGGGTTGGCAATAGGATGTTGTGGGATGTTTGCAGCATGTTTGCCAGAGACAAGGGGTGCGGCACTTTGTGATACAATGGAGGAGGAAGAACACAAATTACAGAAAGCAAGCTGCAATTGGGTTGGGGAATTCTAG